The following proteins come from a genomic window of Palaemon carinicauda isolate YSFRI2023 chromosome 12, ASM3689809v2, whole genome shotgun sequence:
- the LOC137650457 gene encoding uncharacterized protein: MVLPLNMPQSKCTLARGKEVKPPMLLTITLSLLLASTSGFWLLSSGFCLRLQILLLLLAPTSGNCLSFWVLVSAFGSYLWKLFLLLASGSYFWLLLLETASPSYFWVLLLAPTYGNCFYFWLLASTSGSYLWKLLLLLTSGFYFWLLLLETASTFGFWLLLLAPTSRNCFSLWVLTSASGSYFWKLLLFLASCFYFWLLLLETASHSYFWLLLLAPTSGNCFYFWLLASTSGSYFWKLLLLLASGFYFWLLLLETASPSYLWLLLLAPTSGNCFSFWVLASASGSYFWKLLLLLDFGFCFWLLLLETASPSGF; this comes from the exons ATGGTATTACCCTTGAATATGccacaatccaaatgcactctagcccgaggcaaagaagtcaaaccacctatgctcctaactattactttatcattg CTATTGGCTTCTACTTCTGGTTTCTGGCTTCTGTCATCTGGCTTCTGCCTGAGGCTTCAGATTCTGCTTCTGCTTCTGGCTCCTACTTCTGGAAACTGCTTGTCCTTTTGGGTTTTGGTTTCTGCTTTTGGCTCCTACTTATGGAAACTGTTTCTACTTCTGGCTTCTGGCTCCTACTTCTGGCTCCTACTTCTGGAAACTGCTTCTCCTTCTTACTTCTGGGTTCTACTCCTGGCTCCTACTTATGGAAATTGCTTCTACTTTTGGCTTCTGGCTTCTACTTCTGGCTCCTACTTATGGAAACTGCTTCTCCTTCTTACTTCTGGCTTCTACTTCTGGCTCCTACTTCTGGAAACTGCTTCTACTTTTGGCTTCTGGCTTCTACTTCTGGCTCCTACTTCTAGAAACTGCTTCTCCCTCTGGGTTTTGACCTCTGCTTCTGGCTCCTACTTCTGGAAACTGCTTCTATTTTTGGCTTCTTGCTTCTACTTCTGGCTCCTACTTCTAGAAACTGCTTCTCATTCTTACTTCTGGCTTCTACTTCTGGCTCCTACTTCTGGAAACTGCTTCTACTTTTGGCTTCTGGCTTCTACTTCTGGCTCCTACTTCTGGAAACTGCTTCTACTTTTGGCTTCTGGCTTCTACTTCTGGCTCCTACTTCTGGAAACTGCTTCTCCTTCTTACCTCTGGCTTCTACTTCTGGCTCCTACTTCTGGAAACTGCTTCTCCTTCTGGGTTTTGGCTTCTGCTTCTGGCTCCTACTTCTGGAAACTGCTTCTCCTTCTAGATTTTGGCTTCTGCTTCTGGCTCCTACTTCTGGAAACTGCTTCTCCTTCTGGGTTTTGA